Genomic segment of Fibrobacter sp. UWH6:
CCTCGTTAAAGACTAGCATAGAGGTGACAGTCATATCCCCTTCACAGTCGTAGTCGCGATGGTTCATCCACACACCGCCAGAAAACCCGATTTCAAAATGGCTTGTATTCAACCCGAGAGACGCAAACGTATATAAGCCATTGTTGATGCCAACTCCCGTATTGACCATGAATATGTTTTTCTTGAGCGCCAATTCCGCAGCAGCATTAACGAATCCGTATTCAAGACTGTATGCAAAATCAACACTACGGCCATTGTGGTAAACATCATCCACCTCCATTTTCTTTGAAGGTCCCGCATTCAAGCCACCAGAAAGACGGACTTGATAGTCAGACGTCATGTGTTCACCTGCACCACGCATTTCAGGAGCAGGATTTACTTCCATCCGTATCTTGGAAATTCTAGGATCGCCATCCGTGACGCAGCCATTCAATAAGAAAGCGGAAGCAATAAGAATCAAACTAATTATGCGAAATTTCATACAACCTCACTAGCCTTACGAGATTAAAATAACAACGTCTAGCGGGATACCATTTGTTCAAGGCACTGAGAAAAGGATTTCTCTTCATCTATGATGTACACCATAGAAACAAGGCCATAATCGTCAAGATAATCCATATTTTCCACACTGCACTGTTCTTGAGAAATCTGTTCAATTTGAGCCTTTCTCCCGGAGCAAACCATATCGCCAGACTTTACGGTCACAGAAACATCCTGCCACAGCATATGGGCATGATTCAAGGTAATTTCATAAGTCTTTCCATTGATCGTAACAGTTTCGCTGGTATTTGTGTGGTTTACAATGGTAACGCCGTTTTCCAGTTCATCTTCCGGTTCATAGAATTCTTCTTCAAAAGTCAATGATCCCGAACCACTTGCAAGAAGGCTGTGGAGGCGTGCGAAGAATTCCGAATTCATGTAGTCGTAATCCGGATTCATATCGTAGGCGAAGGTTATTTTTTCCTTTTCAAACTTGACATAAACATTCACATACGAATCACCCACCAATTTCCAAACGCCATCGAGCAGTCCAGAAGTACCGCCAATCAATACATCTGTAGAACCAAGGATATCATGGATAAAGAGCGTATCTCCACTAAAATTGTACTGTGCCGTGTCCTGACGGTTGCTATACCAACCATCAACCCACTTCACTCCCTCACCTTCTTTGAGACAACGACCTTCCAAGCCAAAATCCCAAACTAGAGTTCCAGCATTTGTTCCAGAGGGTTCTGCACTATAGTAAACCGGCATAAAATCATGGGCTGCGCTAAATTCCTTCGCAAACTTTGAGGAGGAACTTTCTGTCGTAGCGGATTCACCAGCGGCGATCAGCTGATTCACGCATTCCCCAAATTCCTTTTCATTTCCCCAAGAGTAACGAGTCATGACATCAGGAGTTGCATCCGAATAATGCAAGCCATCCGCATTTTCCGCCTTGCATACTGCAGGAGTTACATTCAAGGTGCTAAAATATTCCAGGTGACATTTTGCAGCGCCATTAGAAAGAGTCAGCGATAAATAATCATCAAAGGAATGAACAGAATCTATTTTCAGTTCATAGGTCACACCCTTATAAGTAAAGGTTTCGCTTCGATTATCCTGCTTAAGAATCGCCACTCCGTAGCGACCAGGATCAACGGCGTGTTCATCGTAAATGAGATCCGCATAAATATCCATGCTGGAATCTTCAAGACCTTCAAAGAACATCCACATAAAGAGGGATTGCATATAGTTGAAGTTCTCTTTTTCCAGCACACGGATTTCAATGGAACCTTCGCCAAAATTCCAGTACACGGTATAGGCAGAACGACTTAATTGCAGCCAGATTCCCTGAAGCTTTCCAAGCTCGCCGCCAACGAATTTAAGAACCGTAACATTGCCATAATAATCTGGTTCTTCATTCAAGGCGGTAAGAGTCAAAGTGTCGCCTGCAAAGCTATAGCGGAACAGGCCCCCAGCAAATTGAGTTACACGGTTCAGGTCGTCGACCCACTGGTAAGTTTCGCCCTGCTTGACACAGCCCGATTCCTGAACAAGACTGATGGAAATAACGCCTGTCGCAGAAGATTCGGAATGTTCCGTTATTTCATAGGAACCCAAAGCATACTGGCGGGCCATGGCAAACTCCTTCTGCAGATTTACGCCCGAGTCATCTGTAGTTCCTGCCACAGGTGGATCCGAGGTAAAACCGGAACAGCCGCAAAAAATGAGGACCGCCGCAAACACAACTCCAAGAATTCTATTAGGCAAATTACTTCTCATCCTTCTCCTCCAATTTTCGGGTCAGGGGAAACATCTGTAAATTGATTCGATAAACCCGATCATAGTCCTTGACTTCCGACACGATGGATTCAATTTTCTTGCGGAACTTCGCCATTTCCGTTGCCACACGCTCATAGGCGACGCGGTCAAGACCCATGGTAATTCCCGACAGGTTCCGTTCCGACCCGTCGAATTCATCCAGGGCATCGGCGGCCAGGTGGGCGAACTGTTTTTGCATGGAACGAACCGCCACATTGATGGCCGCCTTGTGATCCGCATTGTCAGCAGGATTGATACCTACGTCCGTCTGAACGTACGACACCTCCCCCGCACTTTCAATCTTTTTCAGCAGTCCCATCTGGACCATTTGATCCAAAGAATAACGTACATCGGCAGCAGGCACAGAGGGGCATAGCATGCGGGCCATTTCAAGGGGCCTTGCCCCCGGCATAATGGGAGCAAGTTCACGCAACGTAGGGTTAATCCAGCTGGAAAAATAAGCGTATGCCTCACCGCCTAAAACACGGACCTTGTTAGCATCTGCCAGGCGGCACATTTCACCATAGGCCGCTTGTTTTTCTTCGTTTGTCTGGGCGTCGCAAAATTCCACCATGCGGCAGAAATATTCCGCCTGGTATCCGGTTAGCCCCATGGCCTTGGCAACACATTCCGCACCAGCCTTACGCAAGCGGGTCTTGCCATCACACACCAGTTTCAAATATCCCGACGAAGCAAAACCGGAGAGCTTGGAAAATTCACGCCACGTAAAAGCGGAAGTTCTCTTACGCTCTTCGTAGAACTCCCGCATATAGCTGCGATAATCAAGATATTCAACAATAGGTTTCATCTAGAACCAATAACCTATTCCCAACTGTATTTTCAACAACTTATAGTAGGAGCCAATTGCCGTTGAGGCCTCTTTGTAATAACTCTCCACATTTCCATCAACGTCAACACTACCCCATCCATATCCATATTTGTATCTGACTTTATCAGCGTCCACAAGATCCGTCAGCTGATAGCTAGCTCTCAAATCCACGAACAAACCAAAATCAAAAACGTGTCCCACGGCAGCTGCCAGGCTCACTCCATAATTGCGGCCATGATCCAGCGCTTGTTCCTTGAATTCAGTGGTATAATAGTCATATGTTTTCGCAACCATAAAATCAAGGACAACACCACCTTCCACAAATAAAATTCCAGGAATTCGCCATTGTGCAAAAATAGGGATTTCAATGAAGTACTGCTGCAGCATTTCATAGCCGTCATAACCACAATCTGCATGACACATCTCACCCAAAACTTCACCAGTTTCCGAATCAAGAGGAGCAACCATTTCACCGCAGTCAACACTGGTATAGACAGAGTAATTGCGGTAATCCAAGCCAATACCGGAATGCAAATAAAAATGATCCGTCAAACCGTATGCAAAATCGAAAGACAATGTTCCATAAACACCTCCATTGGACGGATAAATATCCGGAACAGCATCCGTCTTTGTCCACATCAGGCCCATTCCGAAGCGTGCTCCAAGATCCAGTTTTTCAGAGAGCGTTGCAGCCATGGCGTTCAGAGACAGCATTATCACCAATACGGCTACCAGTTTTCGCATAAAAAGACCTCCTAAGTCCCCTATAACTTTTGTTTTTTGCAAACAAGTTCCTCCCTGCCCGCATCAAAAATATAGGTAGTTCAAGTATCCGCAACAACACCATCAAGAAACAAATTTTGTTAATTTCATAGAATTTTAAGCATTTTTACAAAATTTTATCATTTTCAGAAAAATCTATGAAACAATTTGTTTCTTAGAGAAACAAAAAGACGCCGCAATCGCGACGTCCTAAACTGAAACAGCTGATGCTGACCTGCGCCAACACGACTGTTCAACAAACACAAGCATGACAGCAGGAAACTACTTTTCGTAACCCACAGCGTGGTTCAGCATGGGAATCTGCTTTTCGTTTAGGCCCAGAAGTTTCTGGAGGCCCGTCTTGTCCATGGAGGCGCGGACGCGGGTGTCAATCTTTGCGCCAGCGCAATAGATGCTAATGTTTTCAGAAACGATGCCTGCATCCATGGCGCCGGTCATCTTCTGGCTTTCGGCATCACCGCGATCGAACTTGGAAACATCAGTCACCA
This window contains:
- a CDS encoding TIGR02147 family protein; protein product: MKPIVEYLDYRSYMREFYEERKRTSAFTWREFSKLSGFASSGYLKLVCDGKTRLRKAGAECVAKAMGLTGYQAEYFCRMVEFCDAQTNEEKQAAYGEMCRLADANKVRVLGGEAYAYFSSWINPTLRELAPIMPGARPLEMARMLCPSVPAADVRYSLDQMVQMGLLKKIESAGEVSYVQTDVGINPADNADHKAAINVAVRSMQKQFAHLAADALDEFDGSERNLSGITMGLDRVAYERVATEMAKFRKKIESIVSEVKDYDRVYRINLQMFPLTRKLEEKDEK
- a CDS encoding outer membrane beta-barrel protein, encoding MRKLVAVLVIMLSLNAMAATLSEKLDLGARFGMGLMWTKTDAVPDIYPSNGGVYGTLSFDFAYGLTDHFYLHSGIGLDYRNYSVYTSVDCGEMVAPLDSETGEVLGEMCHADCGYDGYEMLQQYFIEIPIFAQWRIPGILFVEGGVVLDFMVAKTYDYYTTEFKEQALDHGRNYGVSLAAAVGHVFDFGLFVDLRASYQLTDLVDADKVRYKYGYGWGSVDVDGNVESYYKEASTAIGSYYKLLKIQLGIGYWF